One stretch of Acidimicrobiia bacterium DNA includes these proteins:
- a CDS encoding VOC family protein has protein sequence MSERSSYAPGTPSWVDLGSPDTQASSRFYGALFGWKAEFDPRPEAGGYGMFTLDGKYVAGIGPQQNPDMPPFWTVYVTVTDADATSKQATAKGGEVVAGPMDVFDAGRMAVIRDPLGSFISVWQPKEHIGAQLVNQPGTFTWNELATTDVGKARDFYSSVFGWGADAESGSDAAIFTVDGGIVCGAHKAGDGEFPAWSVWFAVEDCDASAATAAELGATTVMPPNDMDFGRGAVLADPQGAVFGIGAVKEEVQGA, from the coding sequence ATGTCGGAGCGGTCCTCGTACGCGCCCGGGACGCCGTCGTGGGTGGATCTCGGGAGTCCCGACACGCAGGCGTCGAGCCGGTTCTACGGCGCGCTGTTCGGGTGGAAGGCGGAGTTCGACCCGCGGCCAGAAGCAGGCGGGTACGGGATGTTCACGCTCGACGGCAAGTACGTCGCCGGCATCGGTCCGCAGCAGAACCCCGACATGCCGCCGTTCTGGACGGTGTACGTGACGGTCACCGACGCCGACGCGACGTCGAAGCAGGCGACCGCGAAGGGCGGCGAGGTCGTCGCCGGGCCGATGGACGTCTTCGACGCCGGCCGCATGGCCGTGATCCGCGACCCGCTCGGCTCGTTCATCTCGGTGTGGCAGCCGAAGGAGCACATCGGCGCGCAGCTCGTGAACCAGCCGGGCACGTTCACGTGGAACGAGCTCGCCACGACGGACGTCGGGAAGGCGCGCGACTTCTACTCGTCCGTGTTCGGATGGGGCGCCGACGCGGAGAGCGGGAGTGACGCGGCGATCTTCACCGTCGACGGAGGCATCGTGTGCGGCGCGCACAAAGCCGGCGACGGCGAGTTCCCGGCGTGGTCGGTGTGGTTCGCGGTGGAGGACTGCGACGCGTCGGCCGCGACGGCCGCGGAGCTGGGCGCGACGACCGTCATGCCGCCGAACGACATGGACTTCGGTCGTGGCGCGGTGCTCGCCGATCCCCAGGGCGCGGTCTTCGGCATCGGTGCCGTCAAGGAAGAGGTGCAGGGCGCGTAG
- a CDS encoding alpha/beta hydrolase → MSDVALVHGAYHGAWCWERVVPELEARGHRVVAMDLPSDRADAGAREYAAAAVDAMADLDDDVTVVGHSLGGLTIPVVASMRPVGRLVFLAAIVPVPGRTVGAALDGELPTDPAFLATSTTNEDGSATFRTECVEEWFTHDAPGSTRWVASRLRRQFWGPVTEACPIDAWPAVASSYVLCRDDRIVRPDYQRRVARELLGVTPVEMVGGHEPMVARPAELAAVLDGIVSDR, encoded by the coding sequence GTGAGCGACGTCGCGCTCGTGCACGGCGCGTACCACGGTGCCTGGTGCTGGGAGCGCGTCGTCCCCGAGCTCGAGGCGCGGGGCCATCGCGTCGTGGCGATGGACCTGCCGTCCGACCGAGCGGACGCCGGCGCGCGCGAGTACGCGGCCGCCGCGGTCGACGCGATGGCCGACCTCGACGACGACGTGACGGTCGTCGGGCACTCGCTGGGCGGGCTCACGATCCCGGTCGTCGCGTCGATGCGGCCGGTCGGCCGGCTCGTGTTCCTCGCCGCGATCGTCCCGGTCCCCGGGCGGACGGTCGGCGCCGCGCTCGACGGCGAGCTGCCGACCGACCCGGCGTTCCTCGCCACGAGCACGACCAACGAGGACGGCTCCGCGACGTTCCGTACCGAGTGCGTCGAGGAGTGGTTCACGCACGACGCGCCCGGCTCGACGCGCTGGGTGGCGAGCCGTCTGCGCCGGCAGTTCTGGGGACCCGTCACCGAGGCGTGCCCGATCGACGCGTGGCCGGCCGTCGCGAGCAGCTACGTGCTGTGCCGCGACGACCGGATCGTCCGGCCCGACTACCAGCGGCGGGTGGCCCGCGAGCTGCTCGGCGTCACGCCGGTCGAGATGGTCGGTGGGCACGAGCCGATGGTCGCCCGCCCGGCCGAGCTCGCCGCGGTCCTGGACGGGATCGTGTCGGACCGGTGA
- a CDS encoding peroxiredoxin, protein MLQPGAPAPDFTVKDQDGNDVTLSSLRGKWVLLWWYPMADTPGUTIEGKGLRDQAAEFDALNCEILGISFDAPDANKAFREKFDFPFRLLSDWDEQVGVAYETRDPGADKVKFAKRLSYLIDPEGVIARSYEVSDIPNHPAEVLADLRELNRK, encoded by the coding sequence ATGCTGCAGCCCGGTGCTCCCGCCCCTGATTTCACGGTCAAGGACCAGGACGGCAACGACGTCACGTTGTCGAGCTTGCGCGGCAAGTGGGTGCTGCTCTGGTGGTACCCGATGGCCGACACCCCCGGCTGAACGATCGAGGGGAAGGGCCTGCGTGACCAGGCCGCGGAGTTCGACGCACTGAACTGCGAGATCCTCGGCATCTCGTTCGACGCCCCCGACGCGAACAAGGCGTTCCGTGAGAAGTTCGACTTCCCGTTCCGTCTGCTGTCGGACTGGGACGAGCAGGTCGGTGTCGCGTACGAGACGCGCGATCCCGGTGCCGACAAGGTGAAGTTCGCGAAGCGGCTCAGCTACCTGATCGACCCGGAAGGCGTGATCGCGAGGTCGTACGAGGTGTCCGACATCCCGAACCACCCCGCCGAGGTCCTCGCCGACCTGCGCGAGCTCAACCGCAAGTAG